In Mustela nigripes isolate SB6536 chromosome 12, MUSNIG.SB6536, whole genome shotgun sequence, one DNA window encodes the following:
- the ZNF608 gene encoding zinc finger protein 608 isoform X3 yields MQLEGKGQLDPIQTVDPLFTVPAPPPPISSSLTPQILPSYFPPSSPNIAAPVEQLLVRTRSVGVNTCEVGVVTEPECLGPCEPGTSVNLEGIVWHETEEGVLVVNVTWRNKTYVGTLLDCTKHDWAPPRFCESPTSDLEMRGGRGRGKRARSAAAAPGSEASFTESRGLQNKNRGGANGKGRRGSLNASGRRTPPNCAAEDIKASPSSTNKRKNKPPMELDLNSSSEDNKPGKRVRTNSRSTPTTPQGKPETTFLDQGCSSPVLIDCPHPNCNKKYKHINGLRYHQAHAHLDPENKLEFEPDSEDKISDCEEALSHVALECSEPSASLSAYEQVKAPASPGSGHPPGTPKGKRELMSNGPGSVIGSKAGKNSGKKKGLHSELNNLPVISNMTAALDSCSAADGSLAAEMPKLEAEGLIDKKTAGDKEKGKKANNCKMDKNLSKLKTARPIAPAPAPAPAPPQLIAIPTAAFTSTTTGTIPGLPSLTTTVVQATPKSPPLKPIQPKPTIMGEPITVNPALVSLKDKKKKEKRKLKDKEGKESGSPKLDAKLGKLEDAKGAGKDLSGHFLKDHLSKSEGLANGLSESQESRMASIKAEADKVYTFTDNAPSPSIGSASRMECSTLVNGQAPMAPLHVLTQNGAETSAAKTSSPAYSDISDAADDGGSDSRSEGMRSKASSPSDIISSKEGVVKGHPSATAQSSQMKESHSPYYHGYDPYYSPSYMHPGQVGAPAVGNGGSAQAMKIKKESEEDAEKKDKAEQLDAKKMDHTSAPLQPQHQSVITQRHPALAQSLYYGQYAYGLYMDQKSLMATSPAYRQQYEKYYEDQRLAEQKMAQAGRGDCDRKNELPLKELGKEDSKQKILPSATISKAPSTPEPNKTHSKLGPPVPNKTEETGKSQLLPGHQQHLQADSFKAKQMENHQLIKEAVEMKSVMDSMKQTGVDPTSRFKQDPDSRTWHHYVYQPKYLDQQKSEELDRDKKLKEDSPRKTPTKDGGVPSLPVSLTSIKEEPKEAKRPDSQSLEESKLKSDDGKTPVNWKDSRGARVAVSSPISQHQSYIQYLHAYPYPQMYDPSHPAYRAVSPVLMHSYPGAYLSPGFHYPVYGKMSGREEAEKVSSSPSINTKTSTESKALDLLQQHANQYRSKSPAPVEKATAEREREAERERDRHSPFGQRHLHTHHHTHVGMGYPLIPGQYDPFQGLTSAALVASQQVAAQASASGMFPAQRRE; encoded by the exons GTGTTCTAGTGGTCAATGTCACGTGGAGGAACAAAACTTACGTAGGGACCCTGCTGGACTGCACCAAGCACGACTGGGCCCCTCCCAG GTTCTGTGAGTCCCCGACCAGCGACCTGGAGATGAGAGGGGGCCGGGGCCGAGGGAAGAGAGCCAGGTCTGCCGCAGCGGCTCCGGGCTCGGAGGCCAGCTTCACGGAGTCCAGAGGGTTGCAGAACAAGAACAGAGGGGGCGCCAATGGGAAGGGGAGACGAGGCAGCCTCAATGCCAGCGGGCGAAGGACACCCCCAAATTGCGCCGCGGAGGACATCAAAgccagcccctcctccaccaacaaaaggaaaaacaagcccCCAATGGAGCTGGACCTGAATTCCAGCTCTGAGGACAACAAGCCCGGGAAGCGTGTCCGCACGAATTCCAGAAGCACTCCAACCACTCCTCAAGGGAAACCAGAGACTACTTTTTTGGACCAAGGCTGCTCGTCTCCGGTGTTAATCGACTGCCCCCACCCTAACTGCAACAAAAAGTACAAGCACATTAACGGCCTGAGGTACCACCAGGCTCACGCACACTTAGACCCGGAGAACAAGCTGGAGTTCGAGCCCGACAGCGAGGACAAGATCTCGGACTGCGAGGAGGCCTTGAGTCACGTGGCGCTCGAGTGCAGTGAGCCCAGCGCGAGCCTCTCGGCTTACGAGCAGGTGAAGGCACCCGCCTCACCGGGCTCCGGGCACCCCCCTGGCACCcccaagggaaagagagagctgaTGAGCAACGGTCCGGGTTCTGTCATTGGCTCTAAAGCGGGCAAGAACTCTGGCAAAAAGAAGGGCCTTCACAGTGAGCTGAACAACCTCCCGGTGATCTCCAACATGACGGCCGCCCTGGACAGTTGCTCGGCGGCAGATGGCAGCTTGGCCGCGGAGATGCCCAAACTGGAAGCGGAAGGCTTGATCGATAAGAAGACTGCGGGAGACAAGGAAAAGGGCAAGAAAGCCAACAACtgcaaaatggacaaaaatctCTCCAAACTTAAAACTGCCCGGCCCATCGCCCCTGCCCctgcgcccgcgcccgcgcccccaCAGCTCATCGCCATACCCACTGCAGCCTTTACGAGCACCACCACGGGGACCATCCCCGGACTGCCCTCCCTCACCACGACTGTCGTGCAGGCCACACCAAAGAGCCCTCCGTTGAAACCCATTCAGCCAAAGCCCACGATTATGGGGGAGCCCATCACCGTGAACCCAGCTCTCGTGTCcctcaaagacaaaaagaagaaggagaagcggaAGCTTAAGGACAAAGAAGGGAAGGAGTCGGGGAGCCCCAAGCTGGATGCCAAGCTGGGCAAACTCGAGGACGCCAAAGGGGCGGGGAAAGATTTATCTGGGCATTTTTTAAAGGACCACCTCAGCAAGAGTGAAGGGCTGGCCAACGGACTGTCGGAGTCTCAGGAGAGCCGGATGGCCAGCATCAAAGCAGAGGCGGATAAGGTTTACACTTTCACGGACAACGCCCCCAGCCCGTCCATAGGCAGTGCCTCGAGGATGGAATGCAGCACTTTGGTGAACGGCCAGGCTCCCATGGCCCCACTGCACGTGCTCACCCAAAACGGCGCAGAGACGTCGGCGGCCAAGACCAGCAGCCCTGCCTATTCGGACATTTCTGATGCTGCGGACGACGGTGGTTCCGACAGCCGGTCGGAGGGCATGCGGTCCAAGGCCAGTTCCCCATCAGACATCATTTCCAGTAAGGAGGGTGTGGTCAAAGGGCATCCTTCGGCTACAGCACAATCATCTCAGATGAAAGAGTCCCATTCTCCCTACTACCATGGCTATGACCCTTACTATTCTCCAAGTTACATGCACCCCGGGCAGGTTGGAGCCCCAGCCGTTGGGAACGGCGGGAGCGCGCAGGCCATGAAGATCAAGAAGGAGTCCGAGGAGGACgcagaaaagaaagacaaggcaGAGCAGCTTGACGCCAAGAAGATGGACCATACCTCAGCACCCTTACAGCCCCAGCACCAGTCGGTGATCACACAGAGACACCCAGCCCTAGCGCAGTCCCTTTACTATGGCCAGTATGCCTATGGGCTCTATATGGACCAGAAGTCCCTGATGGCCACCAGCCCTGCCTACAGGCAGCAGTACGAGAAGTACTATGAGGATCAGAGGCTGGCAGAGCAGAAAATGGCCCAAGCTGGCCGAGGAGATTGCGACAGGAAAAATGAGCTCCCCTTGAAAGAGCTGGGCAAGGAGGACAGTAAACAGAAAATCCTGCCGTCTGCCACAATCTCAAAAGCTCCCTCTACCCCGGAGCCTAACAAAACCCATTCTAAACTAGGGCCGCCAGTGCCTAATAAAACTGAGGAGACAGGTAAATCACAGCTTCTCCCCGGTCACCAGCAGCACCTTCAGGCCGACAGCTTCAAAGCTAAGCAGATGGAAAACCACCAGCTTATTAAGGAGGCTGTAGAAATGAAATCTGTCATGGACTCTATGAAGCAGACAGGTGTAGACCCAACCTCGAGATTTAAACAA gaTCCAGATTCAAGGACATGGCATCATTACGTATACCAGCCCAAATACCTGGATCAGCAAAAGTCAGAAGAGCTTGATAGGGACAAGAAATTGAAAGAGGATAGCCCCAGGAAGACCCCCACCAAGGACGGGGGTGTGCCCAGCCTTCCCGTATCACTAACGAGCATTAAAGAGGAGCCCAAAGAGGCCAAGCGTCCTGATTCTCAGTCCCTGGAGGAGAGCAAGCTGAAAAGCGATGATGGAAAAACGCCTGTGAACTGGAAGGACTCTCGGGGAGCGCGAGTGGCGGTGTCCTCGCCCATAAGTCAGCATCAGTCGTACATACAGTACTTGCATGCTTATCCTTACCCACAGATGTATGACCCCAGCCACCCTGCATACCGGGCTGTCTCTCCCGTCCTAATGCACAGTTACCCTG GGGCCTATCTCTCTCCGGGATTTCATTATCCCGTTTATGGGAAGAtgtcagggagagaagaggcagagaaagtcagtAGCAGCCCTAGCATCAACACGAAAACATCGACGGAATCGAAAGCCCTGGACTTGCTCCAGCAGCACGCCAACCAGTACCGCAGCAAGTCTCCCGCT CCCGTGGAAAAGGCGACCGCAGAGCGGGAgcgggaggcagagagggagagggaccgcCACTCCCCCTTCGGCCAGCGGCACTTGCACACGCACCACCACACCCACGTTGGCATGGGTTACCCACTAATCCCTGGTCAATATGACCCTTTCCAAG GCTTGACCTCCGCTGCCCTCGTTGCCTCTCAGCAGGTGGCCGCCCAGGCATCTGCATCAGGAATGTTTCCTGCACAAAGAAG aGAATAA